The following are encoded together in the Terriglobia bacterium genome:
- a CDS encoding TRAM domain-containing protein, producing MDLFIIRLVFIGVIAVICYNLQPFGLARFSPWFAAAAGAAIGFVVVAFEVRLRVVSLKRLIGAVIGSICGILGAYLFSVVIRNSITHPETQRFLQLMVMLLMAYVGLVVGANKGDLLNLAALGGIFGSEKQGRKSFKILDTSVIIDGRIADIADTGFLDGILVIPQFVLRELQLVADSADSLKRNRGRRGLDVLQRLQKIVTVNVQIVEDDFPTIREVDLKLIELAKAYEAKIVTNDFNLNKVAQLQGVEVLNINELANALKPIVLPGETMKVFILKEGKEYNQGVAYLDDGTMVVVDNARKLIGKNVDIAVTSVLQTTAGKMIFGKFDERSRPSERLEPKLDTVKSELRKAQPIVVESAPHSPTE from the coding sequence ATGGACCTGTTCATTATTCGTCTTGTTTTCATCGGCGTCATCGCTGTCATCTGTTACAACCTTCAGCCCTTCGGCCTGGCCAGGTTCTCTCCCTGGTTTGCGGCCGCCGCCGGCGCGGCGATTGGGTTTGTGGTGGTGGCCTTTGAGGTCCGGCTGCGGGTGGTCAGCTTAAAGCGGCTGATCGGCGCGGTGATCGGAAGCATCTGCGGCATCCTGGGCGCCTACCTTTTCAGCGTGGTCATCCGCAACAGCATTACCCATCCTGAGACCCAACGATTTCTCCAGCTCATGGTCATGCTGCTGATGGCCTACGTGGGCCTGGTGGTGGGCGCGAACAAAGGCGACCTGCTCAACCTGGCCGCGCTGGGCGGCATCTTCGGCTCGGAAAAGCAAGGACGCAAGAGCTTTAAGATCCTGGACACCAGCGTGATCATTGACGGCCGCATTGCGGACATCGCCGATACCGGGTTTCTGGACGGCATCCTGGTGATCCCGCAGTTTGTTCTGCGCGAGCTGCAACTGGTGGCCGACTCCGCCGACTCTCTCAAGCGGAACCGCGGACGTCGCGGGCTGGACGTGCTGCAGCGGCTGCAGAAGATTGTCACGGTGAACGTGCAGATTGTGGAAGACGATTTTCCCACCATCCGTGAAGTTGATTTGAAGTTGATAGAACTGGCCAAGGCTTATGAGGCCAAGATCGTCACCAACGACTTCAACCTCAACAAGGTGGCGCAACTGCAAGGCGTGGAAGTGCTCAACATCAACGAGCTGGCCAACGCGCTGAAGCCGATCGTCCTGCCGGGCGAGACCATGAAGGTGTTCATCCTGAAAGAAGGCAAAGAGTACAACCAAGGCGTGGCTTACCTGGACGACGGCACCATGGTGGTGGTGGACAACGCGCGCAAGCTGATCGGGAAGAATGTGGATATCGCCGTAACATCCGTCCTGCAAACGACCGCGGGCAAGATGATTTTTGGGAAGTTTGATGAGCGCTCACGGCCCAGCGAGCGGTTGGAACCGAAGTTGGACACGGTGAAATCCGAACTGCGCAAAGCCCAGCCCATTGTGGTGGAGTCAGCCCCGCACAGTCCCACGGAGTAA
- a CDS encoding TonB-dependent receptor, producing MPASFHLRVTIAILLIAGVAIFAGAQAAPPQDAVSQIHVTVSDPTGQPLSGVAIVVQQNGKTVAQAKTSASGSATFTGLAPGNYKVVVEKQGFYAATVEKLEAVAGQTSPVDVRLQPKKEFHEEVEVRSQPSIIDPEESAGSQTLSMENIATIPYPSTRDYRNILPFVPGVIVDRGGQPHVAGSATQSVQDYMDGFEVGQPASGALALRVSPDALRRLDVRNTRYSAQYGKGSGGLLDLEAQDGDNRLRYNATDFIPTFQLVKGINFNNWTPRAYISGPVVRDKVWFDISHEGENDLTIVKELPDGADSTTLWRTADMARLRMSLSSANVLTATAVMNIADATHAGISPFDPVSVSLNQHSTLGLVTLKDQITLTPGTLLEFGTAFHWTKSSNLPLGNDPYLLTFTGRQGNYFVRTVNDSNRTQAFSNLYLKPWKHLGAHQITMGGRVDRVIYRAAITRSEVLALDGSGNILRTLIFANAQPFNLSTMESSGFIQDRWSVKQRLVVETGARWDRDSFVHRDVFSPRVAGSLLLDKSTETKLTAGAGIYYDRTNLNTYSVSLQGGRSDTFFLPTGTLFLPATFSADPRQLTLPRFVNWSAGAERRLPGKVYTRVEYIRRHGVNGWAYELQPDGNYLLQTKRQDHYDAAQITVRKEFKRGYPFLVSYTRSKVRSNETVDFTVDNTTSGNQVGGVLPWDSPNQIVSWGSTPLPWKLKKFDFAYSVLWRTGFPFVTTDEFARLVSGPGQFRFPSFFSLNPAIERKFGFKGNLWAARIGIDNITDSQNPTFVDNNVNSPTFLVFGGFSRRTLNGRIRWLGKKPN from the coding sequence ATGCCAGCATCTTTTCATCTGCGAGTGACCATCGCCATCCTGTTGATTGCAGGCGTGGCGATCTTCGCAGGGGCTCAGGCGGCGCCGCCGCAGGACGCAGTCAGCCAGATCCACGTCACGGTGAGCGATCCTACCGGGCAGCCGCTCTCCGGCGTAGCGATTGTGGTCCAGCAAAACGGCAAGACAGTGGCCCAGGCGAAGACGTCAGCCAGCGGCAGCGCCACTTTCACCGGGCTTGCTCCGGGGAACTACAAAGTGGTGGTTGAAAAACAAGGTTTCTATGCCGCCACCGTGGAGAAGCTGGAGGCAGTTGCCGGCCAGACCTCGCCGGTGGACGTTCGTTTGCAGCCGAAAAAAGAGTTTCACGAAGAAGTTGAGGTAAGGAGCCAGCCTTCGATCATTGATCCGGAAGAGAGCGCGGGATCGCAGACGTTGAGCATGGAAAACATTGCCACCATCCCTTATCCTTCGACGCGCGACTACCGCAACATTCTGCCGTTTGTCCCCGGGGTGATCGTGGACCGCGGCGGCCAGCCGCACGTGGCCGGCTCGGCGACGCAGTCAGTACAAGACTACATGGATGGATTTGAGGTGGGGCAGCCGGCGAGCGGAGCGCTTGCTTTGCGGGTCAGTCCCGACGCGTTGCGGCGCCTGGACGTCCGCAACACGCGATATTCAGCGCAATATGGCAAGGGCTCCGGCGGACTGCTGGACCTGGAAGCCCAGGACGGCGACAACCGGCTGCGCTACAACGCCACCGATTTCATCCCGACGTTCCAATTGGTCAAGGGAATCAACTTCAACAACTGGACGCCGCGGGCCTACATTTCCGGCCCGGTGGTCCGGGACAAAGTGTGGTTCGACATTTCCCATGAGGGCGAAAACGACCTCACCATCGTGAAAGAACTGCCCGACGGCGCGGACAGCACCACGCTGTGGCGCACGGCCGACATGGCGCGCCTGCGCATGAGCCTGTCTTCGGCTAATGTGCTGACTGCTACCGCCGTAATGAACATCGCGGACGCTACGCACGCGGGGATTTCGCCGTTTGATCCGGTGTCAGTGTCGCTGAACCAGCACTCCACGCTGGGGCTGGTGACGCTGAAGGACCAAATCACGCTGACGCCAGGCACGCTGCTGGAATTCGGGACGGCGTTCCACTGGACCAAAAGCTCCAACTTGCCGCTGGGGAACGATCCTTACCTGCTGACCTTCACCGGGCGGCAAGGAAACTATTTTGTCAGGACGGTCAACGATTCCAACCGGACGCAGGCATTCTCCAACCTGTATCTGAAGCCGTGGAAGCACCTGGGCGCGCATCAGATCACCATGGGCGGACGCGTGGACCGGGTGATCTATCGCGCGGCCATCACGCGCAGCGAGGTGCTGGCGCTGGACGGCAGCGGCAACATTCTACGCACACTGATCTTTGCCAACGCTCAGCCGTTCAACTTGAGCACGATGGAATCGAGCGGGTTTATTCAAGACCGCTGGTCGGTCAAGCAGCGGCTGGTGGTGGAGACCGGCGCGCGCTGGGACCGCGACAGCTTTGTGCATCGCGACGTGTTTTCGCCGCGGGTGGCCGGCTCGCTGCTGCTGGACAAATCCACGGAGACCAAGCTGACGGCGGGCGCGGGCATCTACTACGACCGCACCAACCTCAATACTTATTCCGTATCGCTGCAAGGCGGACGCTCCGATACCTTCTTCCTGCCTACGGGCACGCTGTTTCTGCCGGCAACGTTTTCGGCCGATCCCCGGCAGTTGACGCTGCCGCGGTTCGTGAACTGGAGCGCCGGAGCGGAACGCCGGCTACCGGGCAAGGTTTACACGCGGGTGGAGTACATCCGCCGGCATGGGGTGAACGGCTGGGCCTACGAGCTGCAGCCCGACGGAAACTACCTGCTGCAGACCAAGCGCCAGGACCACTATGACGCGGCGCAGATCACGGTGCGCAAAGAGTTCAAGCGAGGCTATCCATTCCTGGTTTCCTACACGCGCTCCAAAGTCCGCTCCAATGAAACCGTGGACTTCACCGTGGACAACACCACCAGCGGCAATCAGGTGGGCGGAGTGCTGCCGTGGGATTCACCCAACCAGATTGTTTCCTGGGGGTCAACGCCGCTGCCGTGGAAGCTGAAGAAATTTGATTTCGCGTACTCCGTGCTGTGGCGCACGGGATTTCCGTTCGTCACCACGGACGAGTTCGCCCGCTTAGTTTCCGGACCAGGACAGTTCCGCTTCCCCAGCTTCTTTTCCCTGAACCCGGCGATTGAGCGCAAGTTCGGTTTCAAAGGCAATCTCTGGGCGGCGCGGATTGGCATAGACAACATCACGGACAGCCAGAACCCAACGTTCGTGGACAACAACGTAAACTCGCCGACCTTCCTGGTGTTCGGCGGGTTCAGCCGCCGGACACTCAACGGACGCATAAGGTGGCTGGGGAAGAAACCGAACTAG
- a CDS encoding ATP-binding cassette domain-containing protein, with protein MALLELRNLVKVYPADAGVFGPSNSQGVRAVNGVSLDVYAGETLGLVGESGCGKSTLGRMALRLIEPTSGTVRFHDRDVLAASGAELRRLRRDMQIIFQDPFASLNPRMRIEEIITEPLAIHSRTPLPASSAQLPASQASGGTLSRPQLHAAAKEMMHAVGLDETALRRYPHEFSGGQRQRIGIARALILRPKLVICDEPVSALDVSVGAQIVNLLKDLQRAFGLTYLFISHSMPVVRYLSDRIAVMRAGEIVEIGPVEQITERPTHDYTRTLLAATPEPEYRPA; from the coding sequence ATGGCCCTGCTGGAGCTGCGCAACCTGGTCAAGGTCTACCCCGCGGACGCTGGTGTCTTCGGCCCAAGCAACTCGCAAGGCGTCCGCGCCGTGAACGGCGTGTCGCTGGATGTCTACGCCGGGGAAACGCTCGGCCTCGTCGGCGAATCAGGATGCGGCAAAAGCACGCTGGGGCGGATGGCCCTCCGCTTGATCGAGCCTACGTCCGGCACGGTGCGCTTCCATGATCGCGATGTCCTGGCGGCATCGGGGGCCGAGCTGCGCCGCCTTCGTCGCGACATGCAGATCATCTTTCAGGACCCCTTCGCCTCCCTCAATCCCCGCATGAGGATTGAAGAAATCATCACCGAGCCGCTGGCAATTCACTCGCGAACGCCGCTTCCCGCAAGCTCCGCGCAGCTTCCCGCGAGCCAAGCCAGCGGCGGAACTCTTTCCCGTCCCCAACTCCACGCCGCCGCCAAGGAGATGATGCACGCCGTGGGCCTCGACGAAACCGCCCTGCGCCGCTATCCCCACGAATTTTCCGGGGGACAGCGCCAGCGCATCGGCATCGCGCGCGCTCTCATCCTGCGTCCCAAGCTCGTGATCTGTGACGAACCGGTGTCCGCGCTTGACGTCAGCGTGGGTGCGCAGATCGTGAACCTGCTCAAAGACCTGCAGCGCGCCTTCGGGCTCACCTATCTGTTTATCTCCCACTCCATGCCCGTGGTCCGTTATTTGAGTGACCGCATCGCCGTGATGCGCGCGGGAGAAATTGTGGAGATCGGCCCGGTGGAGCAAATCACCGAACGGCCTACGCATGACTATACGCGTACACTGCTCGCGGCCACTCCGGAGCCTGAATACCGGCCGGCTTAA